The Endozoicomonas sp. 4G DNA segment TGCAGTGTGATTAAAAGGCTTAATAAAATCAAAATCATTTTGTGAAGGGGGGCTGGCCTGTGCCGTCGAATAAAACAAACACAAAAGTAACGGAAACAGGTTGAATGACTTTTTCATGGTGATTTTCCAGATACAGCGACTGAACAGAAAATATAGATCCTAAATGGAGTTATGGGTGACAATATCCTTAACTACGAAGTGCGGAAATAAGTCAGCCCCTGAGTCAGCAGTATTTGGCTGCCAATCTTTTACATTCACTTAGTCGTGTAACTTTAATTTATAAATCGGGATAGGGCGTAGCCTCACAGCTACGCTCCTCCCACAACACCCAGCATACGGGTCCGTACTGGGCGTTTCGGTCAGTTAAGCAGCCAATAATCTAATCAAACCTAATTCATCGAACCAACTATTCGGCAATGCTAAGTGCAGCGCAGGACTCCGGCTTATCCGCCAGTACCCTTTGCTCGATCCTACTGTCTGCCTCGTCAGCTCTTCACTGACTCCTCGCCTTCTTAGCTCCGCATATCGCTTCGGACTTTTCTTCCATTGATACCAGAGCAAACTTCTCAATCGTCGCCTGATCCAGCAGTCAAAGTTTTCAAACTCCGAACGGGTTTCAACTTCTCGAAAGTAGTTCTTCCAGCCCCGTAAATAGCGATTCAGAGACTCCAATCTCTGCTCCAGTGACCGCCCGCCTTTGCGGGTTAGTTGTTTGACCTTGTCCCTGAACCGCTTGCAGGTTTTATCTGCCAGCTTCTTCCTGCCATCTCTGGTAAAGCTGTATCCCAGGAACGCCCGCCTCCATGCCTTGTCAACTGCACTTTTCGCAACGTTGACTTTCAGCTTCAGCTTACTTTCGATGTAACGAGTCAAACTTGCCATCACTCTCTCGCCTGCTTTCTTGCTTCGCACAAACACCCGACAGTCATCAGCGTAACGTACAAATCGTAAATCACGCTTTTCTAACTCTTTATCGAGTTCATCCAGTACGATGTTAGACAACACAGGTGAGAGCGGCCCTCCCTGAGGCACTCCTTCCGTCTGCGGTTTTACCAGCCCGTTCTCCATCACTCCGGACTGTAGGAATCGTCGAATTAAACGTAATACATCCTTGTCATCTGTGTGAACTGCCAGTTTTGCCATCAGTCGATCATGGTTAACCCGATCGAAGAATTTCGACAGGTCAATGTCCACAACCCAGTTATATCCTTCTCGGATATACGACTGAGCCTGATTAATCGCCTGATGAGCTGACCGGTTCGGCCTGAACCCGTAACTGAAAGATGAGAACCTTAGTTCCCACTCGGCCTGCAATACTTGCTGTATCGCTTGCTGCACCATTCGGTCTAAGGCGATTGGTATACCCAACTGCCTTTCTCCTCCGTCCGGTTTGGGAATCAGTACTCGCCTTACGGGAGCAGGACGCCATTCTCCCTGCAAAAGACATTGTCGCAGTTCATGACCATGTTCTTGTAGATGGGTGTACAACCCTTCCACTGTCATACGGTCGATCCCTGCTGCGCCTTTATTGCGTTTAACTCGCTGAAAGGCTCTTGTTAAATTATTGGGGTTGGCGATACGCTCCATCAGTCTAGTACCACCCGCCGGGCTTTCGTAATCCTGTGATACCGACACGACCTCAGCTCTCATAGCCTTGCAGCCTCCGGTTCCGCCGTGACCACTTGGCATGAGTTCCAGTGTTTGCTGGATTTGTCTGCGTCCAGTGTATCGAATAACAGAAACTACTCACCACTCTGTACCGTTCAGGCCTTCACTGACATACGCCAGCTACTATGCCATCTGCTGACTTCTGTGTGGCGGTCAAGTCACCTTACGATGACCTCAGTCCGAAATATCAGACACCACACAGACCTCCCGAGGTAAGTCACACCGCCTTCGCCGCACAACCGCCAGATCTACTGCCTGAATGTCCGGATGAGTATGGACTTCGTCATCATACGCTGACTCGTCCTCACGCAAACAGCCTCATATCTGATTTCTGTTCGTCGGCTCGCGGTTTTGCTCCACACTGCCTTCAGCCTGCATCTCACGATACAAACCTTGTGCTTCACTAGTCCTTCGCCCTCATCTGGCTGGACAGGGGACTTTCACCCCCAAGCTGTGTGACATGCTCGGCACACGTAGTACAGCTTTTGCCAATGGGCAAAAGCCGGTCCTTTATTTGAAAAATGTAAAAGTTGAATCTGTCAGTTAAACAGAGTCGAGAGATAATCCAGAGGCGCATAGAACTTTTTCCACTGAGTCCTGCCGGTCTCTGAAAGGCCTTGTTCCAGTGGATAGCCATAAACAGCGTAGTTTGAAAGACTATTGATAACAGCGAAGGTCAAAGCAGGCAGCAAAGTAATACCGGCTCTGATATACGGGTTGTCTGAGGCTATCCTCGAACTGCGCAACATGAGCAAGGCTCCGACTCCACCCAGAGTGGCGGCTCCGACTCCGACTCCCACTCCAACTCCGATTCCTGTCCCGACTCCGGCTGCTGCTAAGGCTCCAACGATGGTTCCGGTTACAGCCCCGGCTACGGCTCCGGATGCAGCTCCGGTTACAGTGCCGGTTACAGGCCCGGGTAAAGCTCCGGTTACCACTTCGGTTAAAGCTCCGAGTCCGTTTACTGCTGCGGCTGTAGCTCCGACTCCGGCTGCAGTTCCGGCCTTTTTCTGTCCGTCCATATCGCTTTTGAACGCTGAAACAATTCCCGAGAGGGTACCCGCAAGCGCTGCGCTGACAACAGAAGCAAGAATCGCTTTTGCTGGACTTGAGCCTTTATAGCTCATGACTTCATAAGCGACATCCCCTGCCATAACCCCATTAACTACAGACAACACTGCGTATTCCCCAACCTCATAGCATGGAGCTATAACATCCTTTATGTTCATTTTTCTTAGAATCAACACCGAAGTAACGCTGGCTCCAGTTCTTGATAACGCTTCTGACGCGAGGTAGGTCAAGACTGCGACAGATACCAGCCCCCTCGTATTTTTAGCAGTGACATAAGCTGCCATTCCTGCACCAGCAAAATACAGGGGTCTCCACCAGCTCTGTTTCAGGGGCCAGGGAGACACATGCCCGGCCAGCGCCACTTCGGCGGTAGTCATCACGGGCGCCAGTTGCAAACAGAAATCCGTTTTCAACTCCTCCAGCTCCTTTGTATCCGATGCAGCCAGATCATATTTACCTGAAAGCCTGGAGACTATTCCCGCTGTTTTACAGACACCCCACCATACACCGAAGTTGAGCAGGGTAGACAAGGAGGCTCCGGCAATGCTTTCCGTTAACTCAAGCCCATTTGCCACCAGTGCGGTATCATTAAAAGGCTTCAGAAAATCAAGATCACTTTGTGAGAAGGGTTTGGCCTGTGCCATTGAATAAAGTAAACACAAAAGTAGCGGAAACAGGTTGAATAACTTTTTCATGGTGATTTCCCGGATACAGTGACTGAACAGGAAATATAGATCCTAAACGGAGCGATGGATGACAATTTCTTTAGCTACAAAGTGCAGAAATAAGTCAGCTCCAGGAGTCAGTGTATTTGGCTGCAAATCTTTTATATGACAAAAGTCGTATAATTTTAACTTATACAACAATGACAAAACCGTTACAAACCTCAATCACTCAGCACACATTTTCTGTGTGTAGAAAAAAAATCGCTATTTTCTGCCTTAAACGCAACGACAGCTATTGCAGATTGATCAAAAACTCCACATTATAAAATCTGAGGGGTTGGAATTTTCCTGCCATTGTGTTTGGTCAACATACCGTTGAGCTTTCCATGATGTCAGCCAATGGACGGCTGCCAGCCCGGGCCACTTCCTATACTTGCTCTCTATAATTATAAGAGTGGCCAATGTACTGATCCTGCCGATAGTCGTACATAGAGGGGCCT contains these protein-coding regions:
- the ltrA gene encoding group II intron reverse transcriptase/maturase — its product is MPSGHGGTGGCKAMRAEVVSVSQDYESPAGGTRLMERIANPNNLTRAFQRVKRNKGAAGIDRMTVEGLYTHLQEHGHELRQCLLQGEWRPAPVRRVLIPKPDGGERQLGIPIALDRMVQQAIQQVLQAEWELRFSSFSYGFRPNRSAHQAINQAQSYIREGYNWVVDIDLSKFFDRVNHDRLMAKLAVHTDDKDVLRLIRRFLQSGVMENGLVKPQTEGVPQGGPLSPVLSNIVLDELDKELEKRDLRFVRYADDCRVFVRSKKAGERVMASLTRYIESKLKLKVNVAKSAVDKAWRRAFLGYSFTRDGRKKLADKTCKRFRDKVKQLTRKGGRSLEQRLESLNRYLRGWKNYFREVETRSEFENFDCWIRRRLRSLLWYQWKKSPKRYAELRRRGVSEELTRQTVGSSKGYWRISRSPALHLALPNSWFDELGLIRLLAA